In Sorghum bicolor cultivar BTx623 chromosome 8, Sorghum_bicolor_NCBIv3, whole genome shotgun sequence, one genomic interval encodes:
- the LOC110429919 gene encoding uncharacterized protein LOC110429919 isoform X1 has product MLPNAQPPPCRLGIMHLTNHLKELDEMTIKLKADFEDMKLKLELDRSIADIGTKQKRQQNDRYIISQRKLLDEGSTIEQNDAAMSMQVALRQMLMQALCDQRAAFAEKMKQERDVLNESLSKVLEENDANIKKERANVDSMIKQAGEQMDKELDNERTKLKMLIESLIREEELRVNRNANMNVMAQDGIYIPQKYMHILLYNKCRPNVVMRFILHSVKELYSDLREYYDSREELGEFAFTESPTTVKFVTMLEALKPFGYRGGGQLYYLNPAPGSQPSTGLVQMDGLVQIDGQEEVDQLMLAHEKERIKTCHLYLVTGSNDDFHAGMSDMETDYYEE; this is encoded by the exons ATGCTGCCGAACGCGCAGCCGCCTCCATGCCGCCTTG GTATCATGCATCTTACAAACCACCTGAAGGAGTTGGACGAGATGACTATCAAACTTAAGGCAGACTTCGAGGATATGAAATTGAAGTTAGAGCTTGACCGTTCCATCGCTGACATCGGAACAAAACAAAAGCGTCAACAAAATGACCGGTACATAATATCTCAGCGAAAACTGTTGGATGAAGGGTCTACCATTGAGCAGAATGACGCTGCTATGAGTATGCAGGTCGCACTGCGTCAGATGCTGATGCAAGCATTATGTGATCAGCGTGCTGCCTTTGCCGAGAAGATGAAGCAGGAACGCGACGTCTTAAATGAATCCTTATCAAAGGTTCTTGAAGAAAATGATGCCAACATAAAGAAAGAGCGAGCCAACGTTGACTCCATGATTAAGCAAGCAGGGGAACAAATGGATAAGGAGTTGGATAATGAGCGCACAAAATTGAAGATGTTAATTGAGTCCTTGATCCGAGAAGAGGAGCTCCGTGTCAATAGGAACGCCAACATGAATGTAATG GCACAAGATGGGATCTACATACCACAGAAATACATGCATATATTACTGTACAACAAGTGCCGCCCG AATGTTGTAATGCGATTTATCTTACACTCAGTGAAGGAACTTTATTCGGATCTGAGGGAGTACTACGACAGTCGAGAAGAATTAGGCGAGTTTGCATTTACAGAGTCGCCTACTACTGTTAAGTTTGTCACGATGTTGGAGGCTTTGAAACCTTTTGGATATAGAGGAGGCGGACAGCTATACTACCTCAATCCTGCTCCTGGGAGTCAGCCATCAACTGGGTTAGTACAGATGGACGGGTTAGTACAGATTGACGGACAAGAAGAGGTAGATCAATTGATGCTTGCTCATGAAAAAGAGAGGATTAAAACTTGTCATCTATACCTAGTGACAGGATCTAACGACGATTTCCACGCT GGCATGTCGGACATGGAAACAGACTACTATGAGGAATAA
- the LOC110429919 gene encoding uncharacterized protein LOC110429919 isoform X2 — protein sequence MLPNAQPPPCRLGIMHLTNHLKELDEMTIKLKADFEDMKLKLELDRSIADIGTKQKRQQNDRYIISQRKLLDEGSTIEQNDAAMSMQVALRQMLMQALCDQRAAFAEKMKQERDVLNESLSKVLEENDANIKKERANVDSMIKQAGEQMDKELDNERTKLKMLIESLIREEELRVNRNANMNAQDGIYIPQKYMHILLYNKCRPNVVMRFILHSVKELYSDLREYYDSREELGEFAFTESPTTVKFVTMLEALKPFGYRGGGQLYYLNPAPGSQPSTGLVQMDGLVQIDGQEEVDQLMLAHEKERIKTCHLYLVTGSNDDFHAGMSDMETDYYEE from the exons ATGCTGCCGAACGCGCAGCCGCCTCCATGCCGCCTTG GTATCATGCATCTTACAAACCACCTGAAGGAGTTGGACGAGATGACTATCAAACTTAAGGCAGACTTCGAGGATATGAAATTGAAGTTAGAGCTTGACCGTTCCATCGCTGACATCGGAACAAAACAAAAGCGTCAACAAAATGACCGGTACATAATATCTCAGCGAAAACTGTTGGATGAAGGGTCTACCATTGAGCAGAATGACGCTGCTATGAGTATGCAGGTCGCACTGCGTCAGATGCTGATGCAAGCATTATGTGATCAGCGTGCTGCCTTTGCCGAGAAGATGAAGCAGGAACGCGACGTCTTAAATGAATCCTTATCAAAGGTTCTTGAAGAAAATGATGCCAACATAAAGAAAGAGCGAGCCAACGTTGACTCCATGATTAAGCAAGCAGGGGAACAAATGGATAAGGAGTTGGATAATGAGCGCACAAAATTGAAGATGTTAATTGAGTCCTTGATCCGAGAAGAGGAGCTCCGTGTCAATAGGAACGCCAACATGAAT GCACAAGATGGGATCTACATACCACAGAAATACATGCATATATTACTGTACAACAAGTGCCGCCCG AATGTTGTAATGCGATTTATCTTACACTCAGTGAAGGAACTTTATTCGGATCTGAGGGAGTACTACGACAGTCGAGAAGAATTAGGCGAGTTTGCATTTACAGAGTCGCCTACTACTGTTAAGTTTGTCACGATGTTGGAGGCTTTGAAACCTTTTGGATATAGAGGAGGCGGACAGCTATACTACCTCAATCCTGCTCCTGGGAGTCAGCCATCAACTGGGTTAGTACAGATGGACGGGTTAGTACAGATTGACGGACAAGAAGAGGTAGATCAATTGATGCTTGCTCATGAAAAAGAGAGGATTAAAACTTGTCATCTATACCTAGTGACAGGATCTAACGACGATTTCCACGCT GGCATGTCGGACATGGAAACAGACTACTATGAGGAATAA
- the LOC8074862 gene encoding protein FAR1-RELATED SEQUENCE 5 yields the protein MPDLESLLEYNEIVRKMFANEEEGFQFYNNYGSEKGFSVRRSYCEWDNGHNEMTLRKFVCSRQGFREEKQLKRAIKKRKPRNITRVGCLAKFVIARDQITGQWYVKDFIDEHNHPMAPADLTYLLRSHRRISDELKAEIVEMESSGVRKHKIMDILEMRYGGYDKVGCTTRDLYNFCHRYKAKTIAAGDTQTVISYLTELQRRDPDFFFEYMVDGEGHLKGLFWCDSQCLLDYEAFGDVVVFDSTYKTNRYNLPLVPFVGVNHHRSTVIFGCGIISHENIESYVWMLRTFSEAMIQKHPVSVITDGDLAMQRAIRLVWPNSSHRLCIWHIEQNIVRNVKDDVVKDEFRSFLYDCWPIEETETKWLQFLDKHKVTNKESWLYQMYDTREIWCASYHAGRRANEAKLDTDALQSEVCTDPDASIIELEAVKSFTPTVFAMEG from the exons ATGCCGGATCTTGAGTCATTGCTAGAGTACAATGAAATTGTTAGGAAGATGTTTGCTAATGAAGAAGAAGGATTTCAGTTCTATAACAACTACGGTTCAGAGAAAGGTTTTAGTGTGAGGAGAAGCTATTGTGAGTGGGACAATGGCCATAATGAGATGACCCTTCGGAAGTTCGTTTGCAGTCGTCAAGGTTTCCGTGAAGAGAAGCAGCTGAAGAGGGCGATTAAGAAGCGGAAGCCGCGGAATATTACCCGTGTTGGGTGTCTTGCTAAATTTGTGATTGCACGAGATCAGATCACAGGGCAGTGGTATGTGAAGGATTTCATCGATGAACATAACCATCCGATGGCGCCAGCAGATCTCACTTATCTATTGCGTTCACATAGAAGAATCAGCGACGAGCTCAAAGCTGAGATTGTGGAGATGGAGAGTTCTGGGGTGCGCAAACACAAGATAATGGATATTTTGGAAATGCGGTATGGTGGGTATGATAAGGTTGGGTGTACAACAAGGGACTTGTATAATTTCTGCCACCGCTATAAGGCGAAGACAATTGCTGCCGGTGACACTCAAACGGTCATTAGCTACTTGACGGAACTTCAGCGCAGAGATCCTGATTTCTTTTTTGAGTACATGGTTGATGGGGAAGGACACCTAAAGGGCCTATTCTGGTGTGACAGTCAATGTCTGCTTGATTATGAAGCTTTTGGTGATGTCGTTGTATTTGATAGCACCTACAAAACTAATCGGTACAACCTACCCCTTGTTCCTTTTGTTGGGGTGAATCACCATCGAAGCACAGTTATTTTTGGGTGTGGAATTATTTCTCATGAGAATATTGAGTCATATGTGTGGATGCTACGTACATTTTCTGAGGCCATGATTCAGAAGCATCCGGTCTCCGTGATCACTGATGGGGACCTTGCTATGCAGAGAGCAATCAGGTTGGTGTGGCCGAATTCATCGCATAGGCTCTGCATATGGCATATTGAGCAGAACATTGTGCGCAATGTTAAAGATGATGTTGTGAAAGATGAATTCAGGAGTTTCCTTTATGATTGTTGGCCCATAGAAGAGACTGAGACAAAATGGTTGCAATTTTTGGATAAGCATAAGGTTACAAATAAGGAGTCATGGTTGTATCAGATGTATGATACGAGGGAAATCTGGTGTGCTTCGTATCATGCTG GGCGGCGCGCAAATGAGGCAAAGCTGGACACCGATGCATTGCAATCTGAGGTATGCACAGATCCAGATGCTTCAATTATTGAGCTAGAAGCCGTGAAATCGTTCACTCCAACAGTTTTCGCCATG GAAGGATAA
- the LOC8074863 gene encoding uncharacterized protein LOC8074863, whose amino-acid sequence MSYDHAKVVQIGDHVLTAKQLRPTITDGFIFDEVINAYVDFSNVETEESSFITTFQAWKLATNNLGDERFKKIIADKCVQRHLVFVPMNINNNHWALLVLNFIKKEVQILNSLSEMRDESKEKALVQSIQTCIESSRNDGLVNLRV is encoded by the exons ATGAGTTATGACCACGCTAAGGTTGTACAAATAGGTGATCATGTTCTTACAGCCAAACAGCTACGCCCTACTATCACAGATGGCTTCATATTCGATGAG GTCATAAATGCGTATGTTGATTTCTCCAATGTGGAGACTGAAGAGTCATCATTTATAACAACTTTCCAAGCCTGGAAGTTGGCTACAAATAATCTGGGTGACGAACGCTTCAAGAAGATAATTGCCGACAAATGTGTTCAAAGACATTTG GTCTTTGTGCCAATGAATATAAATAACAACCACTGGGCTCTCCTAGTGCTAAATTTTATAAAGAAAGAGGTACAGATACTTAACTCCTTATCCGAAATGCGAGATGAAAGCAAAGAGAAGGCATTG GTGCAAAGCATACAGACATGCATAGAATCTTCGAGAAACGATGGCTTGGTTAACTTGCGCGTCTAG
- the LOC8067183 gene encoding non-specific lipid-transfer protein 2, with the protein MHPPTETACTPIPCMHITHQQSLASSHIDHKACLFKEQHSIAISSPASTCSLTASQKLSVTYEHQHIYHRRSIEIDMARSMKLAVAIAVVAAVVLAATTSEAAVTCGQVSSAIGPCLSYARGQGSGPSAGCCSGVRSLNSAARTTADRRAACNCLKNAARGIRGLNVGKAASIPSKCGVSIPYTISTSTDCSRVS; encoded by the coding sequence ATGCATCCACCGACTGAAACAGCATGCACACCCATCCCATGCATGCACATCACTCATCAGCAATCGCTAGCTAGCTCACACATCGATCACAAAGCCTGCCTATTTAAGGAGCAACATTCCATTGCAATCTCCTCACCAGCTAGCACTTGCTCACTCACTGCATCCCAAAAGCTATCAGTCACCTACGAGCATCAGCACATATATCACAGGAGGTCGATCGAGATCGACATGGCTCGCAGCATGAAGCTTGCTGTGGCGATCGCCGTcgtggcggcggtggtgctggcGGCGACGACCTCGGAGGCCGCCGTGACATGCGGTCAGGTGAGCTCCGCCATCGGGCCCTGCCTGTCCTACGCCCGCGGCCAGGGCTCTGGACCCTCCGCAGGCTGCTGCAGCGGCGTCAGGAGCCTCAACTCCGCCGCCCGCACCACCGCCGACAGGCGCGCCGCCTGCAACTGCCTCAAGAACGCCGCCCGTGGCATCCGCGGCCTCAACGTCGGCAAGGCCGCCAGCATCCCCTCCAAGTGCGGCGTCAGCATCCCCTACACCATCAGCACCTCCACCGACTGCTCCAGGGTGAGCTAA
- the LOC8067182 gene encoding non-specific lipid-transfer protein, with amino-acid sequence MARSMQFAVAMIAVVVAAVLLAAATTTSEAAVTCGQVNSAISPCLAYARGTGTAPSAACCSGVRSLNSAASSTADKRTACNCLKSAAGRVSGLNAGNAASIPSKCGVNIPYTISASIDCSRVN; translated from the exons ATGGCACGCAGCATGCAGTTTGCTGTGGCGATGATCGCCGTCGTCGTGGCCGCGGTGCTGCTGgcagcggcgacgacgacgtcggAGGCCGCCGTCACCTGCGGGCAGGTGAACTCCGCGATTAGCCCCTGCCTCGCCTACGCCCGCGGCACCGGCACCGCACCCTCCGCGGCCTGCTGCAGCGGCGTCAGGAGCCTCAACTCCGCCGCCAGCAGCACCGCCGACAAGCGCACCGCCTGCAACTGCCTCAAGAGCGCCGCCGGACGTGTCAGCGGCCTCAACGCCGGCAACGCCGCCAGCATCCCCTCCAAGTGCGGCGTCAACATCCCCTACACCATCAGCGCCTCCATCGACTGCTCCAG ggtgaactaa
- the LOC110429666 gene encoding uncharacterized protein LOC110429666, protein MSSGNRSQVTPAGTAPIAKGDKVAASTRGKKKAQVNRAKGSKWEQSTSSKRKVPDDTDDEESSDASFDIQPVQRNDERERMLLLEKTIEGAKKAAKFTIYRYADKAYNKVEESLDFVYFA, encoded by the exons ATGTCAAGCGGCAATCGCAGCCAGGTCACCCCCGCGGGCACGGCTCCAATAGCAAAGGGCGACAAAGTTGCAGCGTCGaccagaggaaagaaaaaggctCAGGTCAACCGTGCCAAGGGGAGCAAATGGGAGCAGTCCACCTCGTCGAAGAGGAAG GTTCCTGATGACACTGACGATGAAGAATCGTCGGATGCCTCTTTTGACATTCAACCAGTCCAGCGAAATGATGAACGTGAACGCATGTTACTGCTCGAAAAAACAATTGAGGGAGCTAAGAAAGCTGCCAAGTTTACCATCTATCGCTATGCGGACAAGGCCTACAATAAAGTTGAGGAGTCGTTGGACTTCGTCTATTTCGCATAA
- the LOC8074864 gene encoding probable non-specific lipid-transfer protein 3 — MLIPQQASTAQSSTTHTHTRLKLTATMAVVNRKTSTMVAAVAVVVALLLASASSASAAITCGQVGTALAPCIPYATGRASALPSSCCSGVRSLNGQARSSSDRQAACRCLKSLANSVKSVNMGTVATIPGKCGVSVPFPISMSTDCNKVS, encoded by the exons ATGCTCATTCCGCAGCAAGCAAGCACAGCACAGTCATCAACCACACACACTCACACACGTCTCAAACTGACGGCGACGATGGCTGTGGTGAACAGGAAGACGTCGACGATGGTGGCAGCAGTGGCCGTGGTGGTGGCGCTGCTGCTGGCGTCGGCGTCGTCTGCGTCGGCGGCGATCACCTGCGGTCAGGTGGGGACGGCGCTGGCGCCGTGCATCCCGTACGCGACGGGGAGGGCGAGCGCGCTGCCGTCGTCGTGCTGCAGCGGCGTGCGGAGCCTGAACGGGCAGGCGCGCAGCAGCTCGGACCGGCAGGCGGCGTGCCGGTGCCTCAAGAGCCTCGCCAACAGCGTCAAGAGCGTCAACATGGGCACCGTCGCCACCATCCCCGGCAAGTGCGGCGTCTCCGTGCCTTTCCCCATCAGCATGTCCACCGACTGCAACAA GGTCAGCTAA